The Patescibacteria group bacterium genome window below encodes:
- a CDS encoding polysaccharide deacetylase family protein, with translation MKWANFFHIYQPAGQQPDILEAVVAQSYRPVLEGLKKYPKVGITMNISGVLLEMFDRGSYHDLLDIIRELVKEGRLELTGSAKYHALLPFLPEQEIVRQIEENNKTLNFYLGDYRPRGFFPPEMAYDPKIISILEDFGFNWLILDEIAYQGKTMAVDYNKLYKIKNSKLGVYFREREPSNLIMGATVRSLASFKEVWGKELLEGRYLLTGMDGETFGHHRPGLEKLLLELFASDELNLVTISQLSSFYSETLEIEPVKSTWASSEEEIKKGIQFLSWSDPDNEIHAWQKELLDLSLKSVYALDKQDPAYAEIRQAMDEALSSDQFWWASGKPWWSLEEIVRGAVLCYGVIKKNPQVEISLKEQASSLYEKIISTAFEWKESGRVYQMLNERENIEKIPFKERTLEQGGDKAMEYEAFLAIFKRLENEAAEAGEYEKAILWRDSVWKIENKNDIYDMVHAVNLLRMEIPNHEVDKIIKEYQDKYRAIRGGQPEQRD, from the coding sequence ATGAAGTGGGCTAATTTCTTCCATATTTATCAGCCAGCAGGACAACAACCAGACATCCTTGAGGCAGTAGTTGCCCAAAGTTATCGTCCAGTTTTAGAGGGGTTAAAAAAATACCCTAAAGTTGGAATTACCATGAATATTAGTGGGGTTTTGTTGGAGATGTTTGATCGTGGATCTTACCACGATCTTTTAGATATTATCAGGGAACTTGTAAAGGAAGGCAGGCTTGAGTTAACCGGTTCGGCTAAGTACCACGCCCTTTTACCGTTTTTACCGGAACAAGAAATTGTAAGACAAATAGAAGAAAATAATAAGACACTAAATTTTTATCTTGGAGATTATCGTCCTCGTGGTTTTTTCCCACCAGAAATGGCTTATGATCCCAAAATTATATCAATCCTTGAAGACTTTGGTTTTAATTGGTTAATTCTTGATGAAATAGCTTATCAGGGTAAAACCATGGCTGTTGATTATAATAAGCTTTATAAGATAAAAAATTCCAAGCTGGGAGTTTATTTTAGAGAAAGAGAGCCTAGTAATTTAATTATGGGAGCTACTGTACGTTCTTTAGCTTCTTTTAAAGAAGTTTGGGGTAAGGAGTTACTAGAAGGCCGCTATCTTTTAACTGGTATGGACGGAGAGACTTTCGGTCATCATCGCCCTGGTCTTGAAAAACTATTACTTGAACTTTTCGCCTCTGATGAACTTAACTTGGTAACTATTTCCCAGTTGTCTTCTTTTTATTCTGAAACACTGGAAATTGAGCCGGTTAAATCAACCTGGGCTTCTAGTGAAGAAGAGATAAAAAAAGGCATACAGTTTTTATCTTGGAGTGATCCTGATAATGAAATACACGCCTGGCAAAAAGAACTACTAGATTTGTCTTTAAAAAGTGTTTATGCCCTAGATAAACAAGATCCCGCTTATGCCGAAATTCGTCAAGCTATGGATGAAGCGTTATCCAGCGACCAATTTTGGTGGGCGTCTGGTAAGCCATGGTGGAGCCTTGAGGAAATAGTACGAGGAGCAGTTTTATGTTACGGGGTTATTAAAAAGAATCCGCAGGTGGAAATATCTCTTAAAGAGCAAGCTTCCTCTTTATATGAAAAAATAATCTCCACTGCTTTTGAATGGAAAGAAAGTGGACGTGTCTATCAAATGCTTAATGAAAGAGAAAATATTGAAAAAATACCTTTTAAGGAAAGAACTCTTGAACAAGGAGGAGATAAAGCCATGGAATATGAAGCTTTCTTGGCGATTTTTAAAAGACTGGAAAACGAGGCGGCTGAAGCAGGGGAATATGAAAAGGCTATTTTATGGCGTGATTCTGTTTGGAAGATAGAAAATAAAAACGATATTTATGACATGGTACACGCTGTTAATCTTTTAAGAATGGAAATACCTAATCATGAGGTAGATAAGATTATTAAGGAGTATCAAGACAAATATAGAGCCATTCGGGGCGGACAACCTGAACAAAGAGATTAA
- a CDS encoding glycogen/starch synthase yields the protein MKLFKKSQYKILFIASEASPFVKVGGLGEIMHSLPKALREMGCDARVMAPKYATIDTEKYPMKTEYAGLVLGDLENDPLGILTSNVLSSQIDGTTIYFLENMEYYEKRANVYGYTDDTIRWVLLCRGVLEFLKVSPWRPDIIVASDWQTGFIPNYLKTDYKDDPVLKKISTVFTIHNLRYQGMFDPHFVSEMDYDSGQQLIPPLPNEDILKLNGMKRGILFADVINTVSPTYSREILTEGAGETLDKLLNERKSSLFGILNGIDTDSLNPETDPDLEVNYNFKNFKKRKLNKAALQRQFGIEINEDKFVVGIVSRMDEQKGFELLIQMIDQFMQNIDMQLIVLGEGDPVYRVFFENLKKNYPNRVGIHFSFDSRLPRLVFAGADTVLLPSRFEPCGLVQMEAMRYGAIPIVHKVGGLADSVEDFKPETGLGTGFVFEKFDPFSLTIAMVRAYQVYSQKDLWNKLIKNAMNQDFSWRRSAEEYLNIFAKAKRFHKNNKNEVG from the coding sequence ATGAAATTGTTTAAGAAATCTCAATACAAGATTCTTTTTATCGCCTCCGAAGCCTCTCCTTTTGTTAAAGTGGGTGGCTTGGGGGAAATCATGCATTCTTTACCTAAAGCTTTACGAGAAATGGGCTGTGATGCCAGAGTAATGGCTCCTAAATACGCTACTATTGATACTGAAAAATACCCCATGAAAACCGAATATGCCGGTTTGGTTTTAGGTGATTTAGAGAATGATCCCTTGGGAATCTTAACTTCCAATGTTTTAAGCAGTCAAATAGACGGTACTACTATTTACTTTCTTGAAAACATGGAATATTACGAAAAAAGAGCTAATGTCTACGGTTACACCGACGACACTATCCGTTGGGTACTATTATGCCGCGGAGTTTTGGAATTCTTAAAAGTAAGTCCATGGCGTCCGGATATTATTGTGGCCTCAGACTGGCAAACCGGCTTTATTCCCAATTATCTTAAAACCGATTATAAGGATGATCCGGTTCTAAAGAAAATCTCTACGGTTTTTACTATTCATAATCTAAGATACCAAGGTATGTTTGATCCGCACTTTGTAAGTGAAATGGATTATGATTCCGGGCAACAACTTATTCCGCCCCTGCCCAATGAAGATATTTTAAAACTAAATGGTATGAAAAGGGGAATTTTATTTGCTGACGTAATTAATACCGTCTCTCCGACTTATTCCAGAGAAATTTTAACCGAAGGAGCTGGTGAAACTTTAGATAAACTCTTAAACGAAAGAAAGAGCAGTTTGTTTGGTATTTTAAACGGTATAGATACTGATTCGCTTAATCCAGAAACTGATCCTGATCTTGAGGTTAACTATAATTTTAAAAACTTTAAAAAGAGAAAACTTAATAAAGCCGCTTTGCAAAGACAGTTTGGTATAGAGATTAATGAAGATAAGTTTGTGGTTGGTATTGTTTCTCGGATGGACGAACAAAAGGGTTTTGAACTTTTAATTCAGATGATTGATCAGTTCATGCAGAATATAGATATGCAACTAATTGTGCTTGGCGAAGGTGATCCGGTTTATCGTGTCTTTTTTGAAAACCTTAAAAAGAATTACCCAAACAGAGTGGGTATACATTTTTCTTTTGATTCTCGTTTACCACGTTTAGTTTTTGCCGGTGCTGATACAGTACTCCTGCCATCTCGCTTTGAGCCTTGCGGACTGGTACAAATGGAAGCTATGCGTTATGGGGCTATCCCAATTGTTCATAAGGTCGGTGGATTGGCCGACTCGGTTGAAGACTTTAAACCAGAAACTGGTCTTGGTACTGGTTTTGTTTTTGAAAAGTTTGATCCTTTCTCCCTAACCATTGCTATGGTTAGGGCTTATCAGGTATATAGTCAAAAAGATCTTTGGAATAAATTAATTAAAAACGCTATGAATCAAGACTTTTCTTGGCGAAGATCGGCTGAGGAATATTTGAATATTTTTGCCAAGGCCAAGCGTTTTCATAAAAACAATAAAAATGAAGTGGGCTAA